In Puntigrus tetrazona isolate hp1 chromosome 22, ASM1883169v1, whole genome shotgun sequence, one genomic interval encodes:
- the LOC122327445 gene encoding uncharacterized protein LOC122327445: MLKTDSFFILLLSLRCLHYRGVFSDGTEGVSVFVMERDSVSFQTRVETNQQGRIRWYFNDNLITEITGDQSKICTDVQCNKDTERFRDRLKLDDQTGSLTITNIKTTDSGLYTLLIRSKTNGENDQTFKFFIHNVSAAAERDQMKKKGDNITLYSGVINRSDLLRWYFNEVLIAEITGDQSKICSDDECKDRFGDRLELDHQTGSLTIMNIKTTDSGEYHQRINSSRVIISRNFTLSVDADRDSGPPSSPAGGKTDAIIILIAVGVLLVAAGIYCYIKKKIRDTREQIKLNEIIVDTEETTTHV; encoded by the exons atgCTAAAAACGGAtagtttctttattttgctCTTATCGTTGCGTTGTTTACATTACCGAG GTGTTTTCAGTGATGGTACAGAAGGAGTATCAGTGTTTGTGATGGAGAGAGATTCAGTCTCTTTCCAAACCCGTGTTGAGACAAATCAACAAGGTAGAATTAGATGGTATTTTAATGACAATCTCATCACTGAAATCACTGGAGATCAGAGTAAGATCTGTACAGATGTTCAGTGTAATAAAGACactgagagattcagagacagactgaagctggatgaTCAGaccggatctctgaccatcacgaaCATCAAGACTacagactctggactttataCACTACTGATCCGCAGTAAAACCAATGGCGAGAATGACCAGACCTTCAAGTTTTTTATCCATA ATgtctctgctgctgctgaacgagatcaaatgaagaaaaaggGAGATAATATCACTTTATACTCCGGGGTAATAAACCGTAGTGATTTACTGAGATGGTATTTTAATGAAGTTCTCATCGCTGAAATCACTGGAGATCAGAGTAAGATCTGTTCAGATGATGAGTGTAAAGACAGATTCGGAGACAGACTGGAGCTGGAtcatcagactggatctctgaccatcatgaacatcaAGACTACAGACTCTGGAGAATATCATCAACGGATCAACAGCAGCAGAGTCATTATCAGCAGGAACTTCACTCTCAGTGTTGATG CTGATCGAGATTCAGGTCCACCTTCATCTCCTGCTGGAGGAAAAACCGATGCTATTATTATTCTCATTGCTGTTGGTGTTCTGCTCGTCGCTGCTGGGATTtactgttatattaaaaaaaaaataagag ACACCAGGGAGCAGATCAAGCTCAATGAG
- the rnasel2 gene encoding ribonuclease like 2 has product MEVHRSAVILLLLLAASFPAYGQPDDLKSRYLKFLIQHLGPQVSVQDCDNEIRKRDITAAGTENGCKEANTFIQANKNDINAVCGNGGTPQGGNLFKSNQPFPVVTCKLQSGQRHPKCEYRGKRSTRYIVLGCDRGWPVHYEEGIIHE; this is encoded by the coding sequence ATGGAGGTTCATCGGTCTGCTGTGATTCTGCTGCTGCTCCTGGCCGCTTCTTTCCCTGCCTACGGTCAACCAGATGATTTAAAGTCCCGTTATCTGAAATTCCTCATTCAGCATCTGGGTCCTCAAGTGAGCGTGCAAGATTGCGACAATGAAATCAGAAAGAGAGACATCACCGCCGCCGGAACTGAAAACGGGTGCAAAGAAGCCAACACTTTCATCCAAGCTAATAAGAATGATATTAATGCGGTTTGTGGAAATGGAGGAACTCCACAGGGAGGTAATCTGTTTAAGAGCAACCAGCCTTTTCCTGTGGTCACGTGTAAATTACAAAGTGGCCAGAGACACCCAAAATGTGAATACAGAGGGAAGAGGTCCACTCGGTACATTGTTTTGGGGTGCGATCGAGGATGGCCTGTACATTATGAGGAAGGCATAATTCATGAATAG
- the LOC122328151 gene encoding SLAM family member 5-like — MFLLFCLCWWTLTAESGSKTNEIQSVSVMEEDSVTLHTFVTKIHEDDDIQWIFGAKIIAKISIEKQNLSTFYSLDERFRDRLKLDDQTGSLTIMNISTLHAGVYQLKINAAKLSSKTFSVSVYSPLPTPDLTRDCASSSSSCSLLCSAVNVGHVTLSWYKGNSLLSSISVSDLSISLSLPLEVEYQDKNTYSCVINNPIRNQTKHLNISQLCQPCSGQS, encoded by the exons atgtttcttttgttctgtttgtgcTGGTGGACTCTTACTG CCGAGTCTGGcagtaaaacaaatgaaatacagTCAGTGTCTGTGATGGAGGAAGATTCTGTAACTTTACACACTTTTGTTACGAAAATACACGAAGACGATGACATACAGTGGATATTCGGAGCCAAAATCATCGCTAAAATTAGCATTGAGAAACAAAACCTTTCTACATTTTATAGCCTTgatgagagattcagagacagactgaagctggacgatcaaactggatctctgaccatcatgaacatctCAACTCTACACGCTGGAGTTTATCAGCTAAAGATAAATGCAGCTAAACTGTCATCAAAAACATTCAGCGTTTCTGTCTACT CTCCTTTGCCCACTCCTGACCTTACCAGAGATTGtgcatcatcttcatcatcttgtTCGTTGTTGTGTTCGGCGGTGAACgtgggtcatgtgactctctcctggtacaaaggaaacagtttattgtccagcatcagtgtgtctgatctcagcatcagtctctctctacctctggaggtggaatatcaggataaaaacacctacagctgtgtgatcaacaaccccatcagaaaccagaccaaACATCTGAACATCAGTCAGCTCTGTCAGCCATGTTCAGGTCAGAGTTGA